TCGACCAGTTCGGCTTCGGCGGCGAGTGGCACTGGGAGCTCGTCGTCACCGCGAGCGTCATCACGACCGTGCCGATGATCCTGGTGTTCTTCCTCGGGCAGAAGCAGATCATCCAGGGCGTGGCGAGCACGGGCACCAAGGGCTGACGCCGACTCGGCGGCAGTTCTGCGGGTCCGCTAGGAGGTCCGCCCTGCCCACCAGGCGCGCAGGGCGGCCTCGGCCTCCTCCGGCGACTTCGGTCCCTCCTCCACCCGCAGCTCGAGCAGGAACGCGTACGCCTGCCCGACGTCGCGGCCGGGGCCGATGCCGAGGAGCTCCATGATCTGGTTGCCGTCGAGGTCCGGACGGATCGACGCGAGCTCCTCCTCCTCCGAGAGCCGCGCGATGCGCTCCTCGAGCGAGTCGTACGCCCGGCGCAGGCGGTCGGCCTTGCGCTGGTTGCGGGTGGTGCAGTCGGCGCGGGTGAGGATGTGCAGCCGCTCGAGCTGCTCGCCCGCGTCGCGGACGTAGCGACGTACGGCACTGTCGGTCCACTCGCCCGACCCGTAGCCGTGGAAGCGCAGGTGCAGCTCGACCAGCGTGGCGACCGCGTCGGTGTCGGCGTTGGAGAAGCGCAGCGCCTTCATCCGCTTGCGGGTCAGCTTGGCGCCGACGACGTCGTGGTGGTGGAAGGTGACGATGCCGCCGGCCTCGAAGCGGCGCGTGCGCGGCTTGCCGACGTCGTGCATGAGGGCCGCGAACCGGGAGACGAAGTCGGGACCGTCCCCGAGGCGGTGCTCGAGGTCGATCGACTGCTCGAGGACGGTGAGGGTGTGCTCGTAGACGTCCTTGTGCCGGTGGTGCTCGTCGCGCTCCAGCGCGAGGGCGGGCAGCTCGGGGAGGACGTGGGCCGCGAGGCCGGTGTCGACCAGCAGGGTGAGCCCGAGCCGCGGGTGCGGCGCGCAGACCAGCTTGACCAGCTCGTCGCGGACCCGCTCGGCCGAGATGATCTCGATCCGGCCCGCCATCGCGGTCATCGCCGCCACCACGTCGGGCGCGACCGAGAACCCGAGCTGGGCGGCGAACCGCGCCGCGCGCATCATCCGAAGAGGGTCGTCGGAGAAGGAGTCCTCCGGCGCGCCCGGCGTGCGCAGCACCCGCTCGGCCAGGTCGACGATGCCCCCGAACGGGTCGACGAACTCGCGGCTCGGCACGCGGACCGCCATCGAGTTCACCGAGAAGTCGCGCCGGCCCAGGTCGCCCTCGAGGGAGTCGCCGAAGTCCACGTCGGGCTTGCGCGACGACGGGTCGTAGCTCTCCGAGCGGTAGGTCGTGATCTCGACCTGCCACGGCCCCTTGCGGCAGCCGATCGTGCCGAAGTCGCGGCCCATGTCCCACACCGCGTCGGCCCAGCCCGACACGAGCCGCTCGGTGACGTCCGGCACGGCCGAGGTGGTGAAGTCGAGGTCGTTCTGCAGCCGGCCGATCATGGCGTCGCGGACCGGCCCGCCGACCAGGGCGAGCTCCTCGCCGGCCGCGGCGAAGAGGGCCCCGAGCTCGTCGATGACCGAGCCGATGCGGTCGAGCTCGGCCCCGACCCGGCGCTGGATCTCGACGATCGTGAGCGGTTGCAGTGCGGCGTCGGACACGACGGGCCAGTCTACGTGCCGACCCGGTGGGTCCGAACAACTAGCATCGGTGCGTGCCCCGCCCGTCCGTGATCCGTGCTGCCCTGGCGGGGCTCCTGACCCTCGGGGTCGCGACCGGGCCGGCCCTCGGGGCGGCCGGAGCGCCCGCGACGAGGGCTCCCGCCGAGGAGCCCGACCCCCTCGTCGTCCACCTCGACACCATCACGCCGGTGCTGCCGAGCACCGGGGACGTCGAGATCACCGGCACGGTCACCAACGTCAGCGACGAGACCTTCACCCGCGTCAACCTCCACGCCTTCTCCTCCCAGCAGCCGATCCTCGACTCCCCCAACCTCAACGAGTCGGCGGGCGTCGACCCGGGCGTCTACGTCGGTCCCCGGGTGACCGTCCCGGGCACGTTCGACACCGTGGACGAGCTCGCGCCCGGCGAGACGGCGTCCTTCTACGACTCCGTGCCCGTCGAGCTGCTCGGCACCTCCGGCCAGGCCGGTGTCTACTGGATCGGCGTCCACGCCCTCGGCGACGGCTCGGTCCCGCGCGACGACATCGCCGAGGGCCGGGCCCGCACGTTCATCCCGCAGGAGCCGACCGGCGACCGGACCCAGGAGGCCTCGGTCATCCTCCCGGTCCGCAGCCGGGTCTGGTACGACGCCGACGGACGCGTCGCAGGGCTGGACCGGTGGGCCCGCCGACTGGCCGAGGGTGGCAGCCTCGACGGCGTGCTCGACATGGCCGAGTCCGCGGGCTCGACGCCCTACAGCTGGCTGGTCGACCCGGCCGTCCTGCACGCCGTGGCGAAGCTGACGGTGGGCAACCCGGCCCGGAGCATCGCGCCGGACCCCAGCGTCGAGGGCCAGCAGCCCTCCCCGACCGAGACGCCGACCGACGGCGTGGACGAGACCCCCACGCTGGAGACCATCACCCCCGCCACCCCGGAGCCCACCGAGGACCTCAGCGAGGAGGACGCGCAGCTGATCGCGGCGGCGGACGCCTGGCTCACCCGCTTCCAGGCCATCGTCGGCTCCGACACGGTGCTGACGCTGCCCTACGGCGACCTCGACGTCGCCGCTGCCGCCCGCAACGACGCCACCCGGCTCGACCAGGCGGTGGACCGCAGCGCCGAGGTGATGCTCGACCTCGGTCTCACCTCGCAGCCCGCGGTGTCCCCGATCAGCGACCGGCTCAGCGAGGAGGCGATCGCCGCCACGCCGCCGGGCACCGTCATCCTGCTCGGTGACAGCGCCTTCGACCTCCCGCCGACCAGCCCCGACTCCGTGGTCCGACTGCTCGGGCACGAGGTCGTCGTCACCAGCACCGGGGCCGAGGCCGGTGGTCCCGGTCCCACCGCGGCCACCGACCCGCTCGCGCTGCGTCAGCGCCTGCTCAGCGAGGCGGCGCTCCGCCTCGAGAACCGCGACACGGCACCGCTCGTCGTCACCCTGCCCACCGTGTGGAACGGGGAGGACGCGGCGTCGTTCTTCACCGACCTCGACCAGCCGTGGCTCGACCTCGTCCCCGTCAGCGACGTCGCGGGACGCAGCGCCGTCGACGTGCCGGCCTCCAGCCTCAACTACACCGAGGACGACCTGGCCGCGGAGCTCGACCCGACCAACTTCTCCGCGGCCACCAGGGCAACGACCGCGGCCACCCTCCTCGAGCAGGTCCTCACCCTCCAGACCATGGTCGAGACCTCCGTCGAGGACCAGGCGCTCGTGCTGCTCTCCGAGCAGCACCGCGCCCGCCCGGGTCTGGCCCGCGCCGCCACCGACCGGCTCGACGAGGTCCTGCGCGAGGACCTCGCGTCGGTGCGGATCGAGGGACCGCCCGCCGTGACGCTGTCCGGCGACTCCGGACCGCTCGGCGCGACCCTCGTCAACGAGCTCGACCAGCCGGTGACCGTCCGGGTCCGGGTGAGCACCGACGGCGAGATGAACCTGACCGGCGGTGACGGCGTGCGCGAGCTCGGCCCCCTGGCCCGCAGCGTCGTCCGCTTCGAGGCGAGCACGAGCGAGGTCGGCGTGCACAACGTCCGGCTGTCGGTGACCAGCGTGGACGGCGTGGCGCTCGGCTCGACGGCCCAAGTGCCGATCCGCGCGGCCCGGGTGAGCGCGTTGATCTGGGTCGTCATGGCAGTGGGCGCGCTCGTCCTGTTCGGCATGGTGGGCTACCGCCTGCCGGGTCAGATCCGCCAGCGCCGTGCCGAGCTCGCGGCCGCGGAGGCCGCCGACGAGCAGCCCGAGCCTGCCGAGGACGCGCCGCCCGGCGAGGACCACGCCGACCACCGGGACCCCGGTGACCCACCGGTCCCCGGCGAGCCGGCCACCTCGCGCGCCGCGGACCTCGAAGACGCCGCCACGGACCGCGCATGAGCGGCGCATGAGCATGACCGACCAGCGCGTGATGGCCTCCTCGGCCGTGATGGCCGCGGGCACCGTGGTGTCGCGCGCGTCGGGCTACGTCCGCAGCGCCCTGCTCGTCGCGGCGCTGGGCGCCTCGATCCGCGGCGATCTCTTCACCATCGCCAACACGCTGCCCAACATGGTCTACATCCTGCTGGCCGGCGGCATCTTCAACGCCGTCCTCGTGCCGCAGCTCGTCCGCCGCATCAGCAGCGACCCCGACGGGGGCGACGCCTACGCCAGCCGCGTCATCACGCTCTCCGCGCTCTTCCTCGGCGCGGTCAGCGTGCTGCTCGTCGTGCTGGCCCCCCTGCTCCTCCAGGTCTACCTCGACAGCCGCTACCTCGAGCCCGACCGCGCGGCCCACCTCGAGTCGATCGTGAACCTCACCCGCTGGTGCCTGCCGCAGGTGTTCTTCTACGGCATGTACGTCCTCATCGGGCAGGTCCTCAACGCGCGGGGCCGGTTCGGGCCGATGATGTGGGCCCCCATCGCCAACAACCTCATCTCGGTCGGGGTGCTGGTCCTCTTCCTCGTCGTCTGGGGGCCGGTCGGTGACAGCGCCGACCAGTACGCCCCGCTGAGCGGGTCCCAGGAGGTGCTCCTGGGCCTCGGCTCGACCATCGGCATCGTCGCGCAGTGCCTGGTGCTCGTCCCCTACCTCCGGGCCTCGGGGTTCAGCTACCGCCCGCGCTTCGACTTCCGCGACCCCGAGCTCAGGCACACCCTGTCCCTGGGTGTGTGGACCGTGCTCTTCGTCATCGCCACCCAGGCGGCGTACCTCGTGGTGGTGCGGCTCGCGTCGGGCGGCACCGCCGGCGGCGGCGACGGCACGGGGCTGACGGTCTACTCCAACAGCCTGCTCATCATGATGGTGCCGCACGCGATCGTCACCGTCTCGCTCGCCACCGCGATCCTGCCGCGGCTCTCCGCCCTGGCCTCCGAGGACCGCCTGGCCGAGCTCGGGAGCACGGTCGGCTCCACGCTGCGCACCGCGCTGGCCCTGGTGCTGCCCTTCGCGGTCCTCCTGCCGCTCGTCGCCGGCGACGTCGCCGCGGCCGCCTTCGGCTGGGGCGGTGGCGAGGAGCGCGCGGCGGCCTTCGCCCCGACCCTCGCGCTCTTCGGGCCGGCGCTGGTGTTCTTCACCGTCCACTACTTCATGCTCCGCGGCTTCTACGCCATGGAGATGACCCGGCTCGTGTTCTTCATCCAGCTCGCCGTCTCCGCGACCAACGTCGCCGTCGCCGTCGCCCTCGTGCCGTCCCGGCCGCCCGAGGACACCGCCCCCATGCTGGTGGTGGCCTACCTGTCGTCGTACGCCGTCGGCGCCGCGATCAGCACGGTGCTGCTGCGGCGCACCGCGGGCGGCATCGAGGGCTCGCAGCTGCTCCGGTTCCTCGTCCGGATGGCGCTCGTGCTCGCCGTCGCCGCCGCGGCCATCTGGGCCGCCGAGCTCGCGATGTCCGGGCTCGGGGAGCGCCCCGGACCTCTCGTCGCGCTCGTACGGGGCGGGCTGAGCGGGCTCGCCGGCTGCGTCGTGCTGCTCCTCGGCGCCCGGCTCCTGCACGTGCGCGAGGTGACCAGCCTCGTCGACATGGTCGCGGCGCGCCTGCACAGGCGATGAGACTGCCTAGAGTGGCCGCAAGCACGGCGACGGCGCTCGTGCGACGGTCGTGCCGGGGCGGGCAACAGGTCAGTGGGAGCGAGGTGAGCGGTGCCGACGTCGATGCAGGCGGGTGACGTGCTCGCCGGACGCTACCGGCTCGACGACCTGCTGGCCGAGAACGGGACCGGCCGCTTCTGGCGTGCCCACGACCTCGTGCTCCACCGGCCGGTGTCGGTCCACCTCCTCGACGCCGGCGACGAGCGCGCCGAGGCGATGCTCGAGGCGGCCCGGCGCACCGGCCCGGTCATCAACCGCCGGCTGCTGCGCGTGCTCGACGCGGAGATCGCCGACGGCCGCTGCTACGTCGTCAACGAGTGGGGGCAGGGCGAGTCGCTCGACATCCTGCTGACCCGCGAGGGTCCGCTGGCCCCGCGGCGCGCGGCCTGGCTGGTCGGGGAGGTGGCCGAGAGCATCGCCGAGGCGCACGCGTCCGGCCTCGCCCACGGGTGCCTGGCGCCCGAGAACGTCCTGGTCGACCAGCACGGGCAGATCAGGATCATCGGCTTCGGCGTCGAGGCCGCCCTCCGCGGCCTGCCGCCCGGTCGCCTCAACGTCGACGAGGTCGACCTCGCCGGCCTGCTCTACAGCGCGCTGACCGGCAAGTGGGCCGGCGTCTCGGAGTCCGCCGTGCCACCGGCACCGGAGGTGCACGGCGAGGTGCTGCGGCCCCGGCGCGTGCGGGCCGGCATCCCCCGGATGCTCGACGCGCTGTGCGACCAGGTCCTCAACCCCCAGCACGCGCCGGGGACCGAGGGCTCCGACTTTACCGCCCACCGCATCTGCGAGATGCTCCACGACTACGTCGGGGACACCACCGGGACGCTGCCCCCGGTCGCCGCGCTCCGGCCCACCCCGCCGCCGGCCCAGGTCCAGCCGGCCATCCTGCCGACCACGACCGTCCCGGTGGCGGGTGACGAGGCCGGCGAGGCCGACGAGGCCGACGAGGCCGAGGACGCCAGCGGGACCGACGCCGGGCCGGCCGAGCTGACCGCCACCCACGCCGTCCGCACCGACCCGACCGCCACCGTGGTGACCGCGCCGGTCCCGGCCGAGGAGCGCGCGAGCAGTGACGGGACCGACAACCCGCCCGCCGACCCGCCCGACGAGCCGCCAGTCGACGCGCCCGCCGAGGCTGCGCCCACCCCGGTCGCCGACCTCCCGACGGAGGCCGGGATGCCGGTCTTCCACGACGACGACGAGGTCGACTGGCTGCGCGCTCGCGCCGACAAGCCGGCGCCACCCCCGCCCCTGGCCGACCCCCAGCCCAAGCCCCTCTTCGCGCCCGACCCGCCGGAGGGCGAGCCCGTACGCCGTCCGCGTCCCGGCAGCCGGGCGCCCGGCGGCGACTACTGGCCGTGGGACTCCAGCCAGGACTCGGGCCGGGACTCCGGCCGGGACTCCGGCCGGGACTCCGGCCGGGACTCCGGCCGGGACTCCGGCGTACGTCCCGTCGGGCGGGACACCGGCTCGTGGGCGTCCGGCGCGTGGGCGGAGGACCGCTGGGGCACCGGCGAGGGACTCGAGGACACCGGCGACCAGGTGCCCGGCCGGACCTGGATCCGGCTGGCGATGATCGTCGCGATCTGCCTGCTCGTGGGCGTCGCGGCGGTGGCCGCCTACCAGCTGGGGCTGCGGCCGCCGACCCCCGACTCCGGCAGCGACGACCCGACGCCCAGCGCGAGCCCCACGGCGGCCGAGCCGACGCCGTTCACCGACCTCGCGGCCGACGACTTCGACCCGCAGGGGACCGACGGCCAGCAGGAGAACCCGGACACCGTGCCGACCGTCCTCGACGGCGACCCCGCCACGTCGTGGACCACCTCGACCTACGAGCAGAACTTCGGCCCCGCCGGCCTCAAGACCGGGGTGGGCCTCGTCATCGACCTCGGCAGCACCCGTGCGGTGCGGCAGGTCCGGGTGACGACGGAGGGAGGCCAGACCTCGCTCGCCACCTACGTCACCTCCGAGGCGCCGACCGGGGTCGCGGAGCTCACGCCCGTCGGCACCGCGTCCGGGACCGGGGAGCTCACCGTCGACCTGGCCGAGCCCGTGTCCGGCCAGTACGTCACGGTGTGGCTCACGCTCCTCCCACCGGTCGACGGCGGCTTCCGGGGGACGATCTCCGAGGTGCAGGTGCTCGGATGACCACCGGCGCGAGCGACGCCCGCACCGATCCGCGGTCGGACCAGGAGCTGCTCCGGGCCCACGTCGACGGCGACGCGGACGCGTTCGGCGTCCTGTTCACCCGCCACCGCGACCGGCTCTGGGCGGTCGCGCTCCGCACGATGGGCAATCCCGAGGATGCCGCCGACGGCCTCCAGGACGGCATGATCGCCGCCTTCCGACGGGCCGGCTCCTTCCGCGGCGAGGCGGCGGTCACGACCTGGCTGCACCGCGTGGTGGTCAACGCCTGCCTCGACCGGATCCGCGCCGCCAAGATCCGGCGCCTCGACGCCCTGCCCGACGACGTCGAGGACCGCGGCACCCTGGTGGCGACCGCCGTCCACGACGACCAGCCGGACGCGGCAGCCGAGGACGCCGAGCGACGCCGACGGGTGCTCGACGCGCTCGCCACGCTGCCGGCCGAGCAGCGCGCCGCGCTCGTGCTCGTCGACATGGAGGGCTACCCCGTCGCGGAGGTCGCCGAGATGCTCGGCTGCGCCGAGGGCACCGTGAAGTCGCGCTGCTCGCGCGGGCGCACCAAGCTCGCCACCCTGCTGGCCGACCTCCACCACCCGGCCGGTGACCCGCCTCACGGGAACCCGCCGCCCGACGGTCCCGTCCAACCCAGCGTCCGCCCGCGGGGACCGCCCGTGCCCTGAGCCCGACCCCGTGTGACCGACCCCTTCCGTCCGACCCCGCAGCACGACCCCGCAGCACGACCCCGCAGCACGACCCTGACCTGCACCGAGGAGGTGACCCGATGTCCGATGCCGGACTGCCGCCCGACCAGGAGGCCGTACGCCGCCTCCTCGCGGAGGCGCGCCACGACGGGCCGCCGCCTCCGGAGGTCGTCGCCCGCCTCGACGAGACGCTCGCCGCCCTCGCCGCGGAGCGGGTGGACGGCCCTCCGCGTCGCTCGGGCGCGCACGAGGCACCGGACGCGCCGGTCGTCGACCTGGGTGCGCGTCGCCGGCGCCTGGCCGGCGCCGGCCTCCTCGCCGCGGCGGCCGTGGTGGTCGCCGGCGTCGCGATCGGCCAGGGCCTGCCCGGGGTCGGTGGCGGTGACGACGCCGGCTCGAGCGCCGGTGGGGCCGCCGACAGCAGCACCTCGAGCCAGCAGGACGACCAGTCCGGGCAGGACCGATCTGCCCCGACCGAAGGCTCCGCCGAGCTGGCACCCGAGGCGTTGAAGAGCTCCGGGGCGGCGGCGCCCGAGGCCGACGTACCCGCGGTGTCCTCGGCCGACGCCGACCTCGACGACCGGCTGCTCGCACTCCGCCGCGGCCTCCGCGCGAGCCCGACGCGCGTGGAGCTGCTCGACGGGATGCGCGCACTGGCCGAGTGCGGGCTGCCCGACCTCGGCCCGGGGCGACGCCTCCTCGCCGAGGTCGACGACCGACCCGGCGTGGTCGTGTTCCGGCGCGCCGACGGCTCCGCCCAGCAGGCGGAGGTCTACGTGTGCGGCACGCCCGAGCCGGTGCGCACGGTCTCGCTGCCCGCACGCTGAGCGCGCTGGCGACGACTCCCCCTCGGGAAGAACGCTGGCCTACGATCGGTTGAGGACGTCGTACGCCCCACCTCCAGCCCCACCCCAGCCGCACCTTCAGGAGTCACTGACCGCTCATGAGCACCAGCACCGAGACCCGCAACGTCATCATCATCGGTTCGGGGCCCTCGGGCTACACGGCCGCCGTCTACGCGGCCCGTGCAGCTCTCCAGCCGCTCGTGCTCGAGGGGTCGGTGACGGCCGGCGGCGCGCTGATGAACACCACCGAGGTGGAGAACTTCCCCGGCTTCCGCGACGGGATCATGGGCCCGGCGCTGATGGACGAGATGCGCGCCCAGGCCGAGCGCTTCGGCGCCGAGCTGTTCGCCGACGACGTCGTCGAGGTCGACCTCACCGGTGACGTGAAGGTCGTGAAGACGGCCACCGACACCTACACCGCGCGCTCGGTGATCCTCGCGACGGGCTCGGGCTACCGCAAGCTCGGCCTGCCGCGCGAGGACGAGCTCTCGGGTCGCGGCGTCTCGTGGTGCGCCACCTGCGACGGGTTCTTCTTCCGCGAGCAGGCCATCGCCGTGGTGGGCGGCGGGGACTCCGCGATCGAGGAGGCCACCTTCCTCACCCGCTTCGGCTCGAAGGTCTACCTCATCCACCGCCGCGACGGGCTGCGCGCCTCGAAGATCATGCAGGAGCGCGCCTTCGCCGACCCCAAGCTCGAGATGGTGTGGAACTCGGAGGTCGCCGCGATCAACGGCGGAGACCGCCTCGAGTCGATCACGCTGCGCGACACCGTCACCGGCGAGGAGCGGCAGCTCGACGTCACGGGCCTCTTCATCGCCATCGGGCACGACCCGCGCTCGGAGCTGCTGACCGGCCAGGTCGACCTCGACGACGACGGCTACGTCCTCGTCGGCCACCCGTCGACCGCGACCAACCTGCCCGGGGTGTTCGCCGCGGGCGACCTCGTCGACCACCACTACCGCCAGGCGATCACCGCCGCCGGCACCGGCTGTGCGGCCGCGCTCGACGCCGAGCGCTTCATCGCCGCCCTCGACCACGAGGCCTCCACGGCCGGCGAGGCCGCCGCGGTGGTCCAGGCGATCGAGGAAGAGGTCCAGACCGCCGGAGCCTGAGGCTCCCGTCCGGGGCGACCCGCCCACCGACGCCGGGAACAAGTGTCGGTGGGGTGGTGTTGACTCGGATGTCCCCCCACACGACCAACGAAAGGGCACTCCCGTGGCCAACATCGCCGCCGTGACCGACGCCGAGTTCGAGGCGCAGGTCCTCAAGTCCGACAAGCCCGTCCTGGTGGACTTCTGGGCGGAGTGGTGCGGTCCGTGCCGCCAGGTCGCCCCGATCCTCGACGAGCTCAACAAGGAGCACGGTGAGAAGCTGACGTTCCTCAAGATGAACGTCGACGAGAACCCCGTGACCCCCTCGTCCTACCGCGTCACCGGCATCCCGACCATCAACGTCTACCAGGGCGGCGAGGTCGTGAAGTCCATCGTGGGCGCCAAGCCCAAGGCCGCGCTCCTCAAGGAGCTCGAGGGCCTCATCTGATGTGACACGCAGTCGGGCGCGCTCGCGCGCTCGACGTGGACGTGGCCTAGTCGCCTGAGGCGGCCCGCACCGATCCGATCGGGCGGGTCGCCTTCTGCGTGGGCCGCACGACGCCCCACATGCGCTCCAGCGCCAGCTCCACCTCGTCCTTCCACCGCAGGGTGGTGCGCAGGTCCATCCGCATCCTCGGCGTCGTGGGGTGGGCGCGCTGCGTCCGGAACCCCACGCTGCCGAGGAACTCCGCCGGCAGCACGCACCCGTCCGGCCGGCCGCGCGTGTCGCCGTACGCCTCGATCGCGGTGTGCCCGCGCTCGACGAGGTCGGCGGCCATCGCCTGCACCAGCACCCGCCCCAGCCCGCCGCCGCGCAGCCCGGGCTCGATCCACGCGGTCGCCGTGACCACGACCTCCGGCGAGGTCGTCGCGGTCGGCAGTGCCGCCGCCCCGGGCAGGTAGGCCGCAGGGGCGTAGACGATGTGACCGACCGTCCGGCCGTCGACGCGCACGACGCGGCCGCACGAGCCCCAGTCGCGCAGGACGCCGGAGAGCCAGCGCTCCTTCTCGGCGACGCGCTGCTGCTCGTCGAGCTGGGCCCGGTCGACCGGGCCCAGCTCCCAGAACAGGCACGCCCGGACCGGGTCGGCCAGCTCCGCGAGGTGGTCGACCGTCAGGCGCGCGGTCTTGCGGGACACGTCCTCGATGCTAGGGCACGACGGCGCCTGAGAGGATGGCGGGCGTGCGACCGATCCGACAGAGCAAGAAGCTGCAAGGCGTTCGCTACGACGTGCGCGGGCCGATCCTCGTCGAGGCGCAGCGGCTCGAGGCCGAGGGCCACCGGATCCTCAAGCTCAACATCGGCAACACCGCGCCGTTCGGCTTCGAGGCCCCCGAGCAGATCCTCGCCGACATGATGCACCACCTGCCGCAGTCGCAGGGGTACGCCGACTCGCAGGGGATCTGGTCGGCCCGGACCGCGGTCATGCACTACTACCAGTCCCACGGCCTGCGCGACGTCGGGGTGGAGGACATCTTCATCGGCAACGGCGTGTCCGAGCTGATCTCGATGGTGCTGCAGGCCTTCGTCGACGACGGCAACGAGATCCTCGTCCCGGCGCCGGACTACCCGCTGTGGACGGGCGCTGTCACGCTCGCCGGCGGCATCCCGGTGCACTACCGCTGCGACGAGGACGACGACTGGAACCCGGACCTCGCCGACATCGAGGCGAAGATCACCGAGAACACCCACGCCCTGGTGATCATCAACCCCAACAACCCGACGGGCGCCGTCTACAGCGAGGCGACGGTCAAGGCGTTGGTCGACATCGCGCGCCGGCACCAGCTGGTCGTGATGGCCGACGAGATCTACGAGAAGATCCTGTTCGAGGACGCGCAGCACCACCACGTCGCCACCCACGGCGGCAACGACGTGCTGTGCCTGACCTTCTCCGGGCTCTCGAAGGCCTACCGCGTCTGCGGCTTCCGCGCCGGCTGGGTGATGATCTCCGGCCCCAAGGAGCTGGCGACCGACTTCCTCGAGGGGCTCACCCTCATCGCCAACATGCGGATGTGCGCCAACGTCCCGGCCCAGCACGCGATCCAGACGGCGCTGGGCGGCTACCAGTCGGTCGAGGAGCTCATCGGGCCCGGTGGCCGCTTCTACGAGCAGTCGATGCTCGCCCACGACCTCCTCAACGCCATCCCGGGCGTCAGCAACGTCAGGCCGCGTGGCGCGCTCTACTGCTTCCCGCGCC
This genomic stretch from Nocardioides renjunii harbors:
- the murJ gene encoding murein biosynthesis integral membrane protein MurJ, which gives rise to MSMTDQRVMASSAVMAAGTVVSRASGYVRSALLVAALGASIRGDLFTIANTLPNMVYILLAGGIFNAVLVPQLVRRISSDPDGGDAYASRVITLSALFLGAVSVLLVVLAPLLLQVYLDSRYLEPDRAAHLESIVNLTRWCLPQVFFYGMYVLIGQVLNARGRFGPMMWAPIANNLISVGVLVLFLVVWGPVGDSADQYAPLSGSQEVLLGLGSTIGIVAQCLVLVPYLRASGFSYRPRFDFRDPELRHTLSLGVWTVLFVIATQAAYLVVVRLASGGTAGGGDGTGLTVYSNSLLIMMVPHAIVTVSLATAILPRLSALASEDRLAELGSTVGSTLRTALALVLPFAVLLPLVAGDVAAAAFGWGGGEERAAAFAPTLALFGPALVFFTVHYFMLRGFYAMEMTRLVFFIQLAVSATNVAVAVALVPSRPPEDTAPMLVVAYLSSYAVGAAISTVLLRRTAGGIEGSQLLRFLVRMALVLAVAAAAIWAAELAMSGLGERPGPLVALVRGGLSGLAGCVVLLLGARLLHVREVTSLVDMVAARLHRR
- the sigM gene encoding RNA polymerase sigma factor SigM, with product MTTGASDARTDPRSDQELLRAHVDGDADAFGVLFTRHRDRLWAVALRTMGNPEDAADGLQDGMIAAFRRAGSFRGEAAVTTWLHRVVVNACLDRIRAAKIRRLDALPDDVEDRGTLVATAVHDDQPDAAAEDAERRRRVLDALATLPAEQRAALVLVDMEGYPVAEVAEMLGCAEGTVKSRCSRGRTKLATLLADLHHPAGDPPHGNPPPDGPVQPSVRPRGPPVP
- a CDS encoding DUF6049 family protein, giving the protein MPRPSVIRAALAGLLTLGVATGPALGAAGAPATRAPAEEPDPLVVHLDTITPVLPSTGDVEITGTVTNVSDETFTRVNLHAFSSQQPILDSPNLNESAGVDPGVYVGPRVTVPGTFDTVDELAPGETASFYDSVPVELLGTSGQAGVYWIGVHALGDGSVPRDDIAEGRARTFIPQEPTGDRTQEASVILPVRSRVWYDADGRVAGLDRWARRLAEGGSLDGVLDMAESAGSTPYSWLVDPAVLHAVAKLTVGNPARSIAPDPSVEGQQPSPTETPTDGVDETPTLETITPATPEPTEDLSEEDAQLIAAADAWLTRFQAIVGSDTVLTLPYGDLDVAAAARNDATRLDQAVDRSAEVMLDLGLTSQPAVSPISDRLSEEAIAATPPGTVILLGDSAFDLPPTSPDSVVRLLGHEVVVTSTGAEAGGPGPTAATDPLALRQRLLSEAALRLENRDTAPLVVTLPTVWNGEDAASFFTDLDQPWLDLVPVSDVAGRSAVDVPASSLNYTEDDLAAELDPTNFSAATRATTAATLLEQVLTLQTMVETSVEDQALVLLSEQHRARPGLARAATDRLDEVLREDLASVRIEGPPAVTLSGDSGPLGATLVNELDQPVTVRVRVSTDGEMNLTGGDGVRELGPLARSVVRFEASTSEVGVHNVRLSVTSVDGVALGSTAQVPIRAARVSALIWVVMAVGALVLFGMVGYRLPGQIRQRRAELAAAEAADEQPEPAEDAPPGEDHADHRDPGDPPVPGEPATSRAADLEDAATDRA
- a CDS encoding protein kinase family protein — translated: MPTSMQAGDVLAGRYRLDDLLAENGTGRFWRAHDLVLHRPVSVHLLDAGDERAEAMLEAARRTGPVINRRLLRVLDAEIADGRCYVVNEWGQGESLDILLTREGPLAPRRAAWLVGEVAESIAEAHASGLAHGCLAPENVLVDQHGQIRIIGFGVEAALRGLPPGRLNVDEVDLAGLLYSALTGKWAGVSESAVPPAPEVHGEVLRPRRVRAGIPRMLDALCDQVLNPQHAPGTEGSDFTAHRICEMLHDYVGDTTGTLPPVAALRPTPPPAQVQPAILPTTTVPVAGDEAGEADEADEAEDASGTDAGPAELTATHAVRTDPTATVVTAPVPAEERASSDGTDNPPADPPDEPPVDAPAEAAPTPVADLPTEAGMPVFHDDDEVDWLRARADKPAPPPPLADPQPKPLFAPDPPEGEPVRRPRPGSRAPGGDYWPWDSSQDSGRDSGRDSGRDSGRDSGRDSGVRPVGRDTGSWASGAWAEDRWGTGEGLEDTGDQVPGRTWIRLAMIVAICLLVGVAAVAAYQLGLRPPTPDSGSDDPTPSASPTAAEPTPFTDLAADDFDPQGTDGQQENPDTVPTVLDGDPATSWTTSTYEQNFGPAGLKTGVGLVIDLGSTRAVRQVRVTTEGGQTSLATYVTSEAPTGVAELTPVGTASGTGELTVDLAEPVSGQYVTVWLTLLPPVDGGFRGTISEVQVLG
- a CDS encoding CCA tRNA nucleotidyltransferase, with translation MVEIQRRVGAELDRIGSVIDELGALFAAAGEELALVGGPVRDAMIGRLQNDLDFTTSAVPDVTERLVSGWADAVWDMGRDFGTIGCRKGPWQVEITTYRSESYDPSSRKPDVDFGDSLEGDLGRRDFSVNSMAVRVPSREFVDPFGGIVDLAERVLRTPGAPEDSFSDDPLRMMRAARFAAQLGFSVAPDVVAAMTAMAGRIEIISAERVRDELVKLVCAPHPRLGLTLLVDTGLAAHVLPELPALALERDEHHRHKDVYEHTLTVLEQSIDLEHRLGDGPDFVSRFAALMHDVGKPRTRRFEAGGIVTFHHHDVVGAKLTRKRMKALRFSNADTDAVATLVELHLRFHGYGSGEWTDSAVRRYVRDAGEQLERLHILTRADCTTRNQRKADRLRRAYDSLEERIARLSEEEELASIRPDLDGNQIMELLGIGPGRDVGQAYAFLLELRVEEGPKSPEEAEAALRAWWAGRTS
- the trxB gene encoding thioredoxin-disulfide reductase, coding for MSTSTETRNVIIIGSGPSGYTAAVYAARAALQPLVLEGSVTAGGALMNTTEVENFPGFRDGIMGPALMDEMRAQAERFGAELFADDVVEVDLTGDVKVVKTATDTYTARSVILATGSGYRKLGLPREDELSGRGVSWCATCDGFFFREQAIAVVGGGDSAIEEATFLTRFGSKVYLIHRRDGLRASKIMQERAFADPKLEMVWNSEVAAINGGDRLESITLRDTVTGEERQLDVTGLFIAIGHDPRSELLTGQVDLDDDGYVLVGHPSTATNLPGVFAAGDLVDHHYRQAITAAGTGCAAALDAERFIAALDHEASTAGEAAAVVQAIEEEVQTAGA